In Blautia sp. SC05B48, a single genomic region encodes these proteins:
- a CDS encoding MptD family putative ECF transporter S component → MSNKLQAKDLINLGLFTVLYFVIGCCVAIPVGFVPIFLPILGALWSLITGIPFMLFLTRVKKFGMVTIMGILSGLLMGLTGMGFWGVPMGVIFGLLGDLILKSGGYKSAKKSLIGYAVFSLWMVGTYIPMYFMVEDSWASFAASFGEEYADRVMAVMPMWSIILVIAGIFIFAILGGLLGKALLKKHFAKAGIV, encoded by the coding sequence ATGAGTAACAAGTTACAAGCAAAAGACCTGATTAACCTCGGCCTTTTCACCGTTCTCTACTTTGTGATTGGCTGCTGTGTCGCCATTCCCGTCGGCTTTGTACCTATCTTTTTGCCGATCCTCGGAGCATTGTGGTCTTTGATTACCGGCATCCCGTTCATGCTGTTCTTGACCAGAGTTAAAAAATTCGGCATGGTTACAATTATGGGAATTTTAAGCGGCCTGCTGATGGGGCTGACTGGTATGGGATTTTGGGGCGTACCGATGGGCGTGATTTTTGGGCTGCTGGGAGATCTGATCTTGAAATCCGGCGGTTATAAAAGCGCCAAGAAGAGCCTGATCGGGTATGCGGTGTTCAGCCTTTGGATGGTTGGTACATATATCCCCATGTATTTCATGGTTGAGGATTCCTGGGCCAGTTTTGCGGCCAGCTTTGGTGAGGAATACGCTGACAGGGTAATGGCTGTTATGCCTATGTGGAGCATTATTCTGGTAATCGCCGGAATCTTCATTTTTGCGATCCTGGGCGGACTTTTAGGTAAGGCGCTTCTGAAAAAGCATTTTGCTAAAGCGGGCATTGTGTGA
- a CDS encoding transposon-transfer assisting family protein codes for MMDLAMNFDADECLVTAMFDKGNRNDTMEAIDHIIPFLKGDADMIGLVCNTIRKLFCMSDEGYEIFLMDLEDYKMELEEEEEE; via the coding sequence ATGATGGATCTGGCGATGAATTTTGATGCGGATGAATGTTTAGTAACCGCAATGTTTGATAAAGGAAACAGAAATGACACGATGGAGGCAATCGACCATATCATTCCTTTTTTAAAAGGCGATGCGGATATGATTGGTCTTGTCTGCAATACCATAAGAAAACTGTTCTGCATGAGTGATGAAGGGTATGAGATTTTTCTTATGGATCTGGAAGATTATAAAATGGAACTGGAAGAGGAGGAAGAAGAATGA
- a CDS encoding AraC family transcriptional regulator, translating to MKIDDIFRKCIEIPGVSIKRSEFNAELLMKTKEGKGSMTFFQLFPGLTIAYIFINSPTWAAPNLGEDSFIKKGPLLLNYCVTGRCEIILNNGNFVYVKDGDISLTECFAQKQYVYPRRIYEGMELFVDTNTLATESTWIQKEFGIDIPKIIELFCPNDNTYISAVTPEVEEILIKLWELFDIAPPFSISQMKIYVLALFSLLQNLNNIPPSQACTFFTETQVDIAKRVEKIITSDLRQHHPAWELAAQFSVSETSLKNYFRGVFGQNISIYLREVRMKKAAELLTSARLSVAEIAELVGYMNQSKFASVFKKQFGLSPLEYRRSKKLENI from the coding sequence ATGAAGATTGATGATATTTTTAGAAAATGTATTGAAATTCCCGGCGTTTCAATAAAACGTAGCGAGTTCAACGCAGAACTACTTATGAAAACTAAGGAGGGAAAAGGGTCTATGACGTTTTTTCAACTTTTCCCCGGACTTACTATTGCGTATATTTTTATAAATTCTCCGACATGGGCAGCTCCAAATTTGGGTGAAGATAGTTTCATTAAAAAAGGGCCTTTGCTCCTAAACTATTGCGTGACTGGTCGTTGCGAGATTATCTTGAATAACGGAAACTTTGTATATGTGAAAGATGGAGATATTTCTCTCACGGAGTGTTTTGCCCAAAAGCAATATGTCTATCCTCGCCGTATCTATGAGGGAATGGAGCTTTTTGTTGATACTAATACACTGGCAACAGAGAGTACATGGATACAAAAAGAGTTTGGCATAGACATCCCTAAAATCATTGAACTTTTTTGCCCAAACGATAACACTTATATCTCAGCAGTTACTCCTGAAGTTGAAGAAATATTGATTAAGCTCTGGGAACTTTTTGATATTGCGCCTCCGTTTTCGATTTCTCAAATGAAGATCTATGTTCTGGCTCTATTTTCATTACTACAAAATCTTAACAATATCCCCCCATCGCAAGCCTGCACATTTTTTACTGAAACACAGGTAGATATAGCAAAACGTGTTGAAAAAATTATCACTTCCGATTTGCGGCAACATCATCCTGCATGGGAATTGGCAGCTCAGTTTTCTGTCAGCGAAACCAGCTTAAAAAACTATTTTCGTGGCGTTTTTGGTCAAAATATTTCCATCTATCTACGGGAAGTCCGAATGAAAAAAGCTGCAGAGTTACTGACTTCTGCAAGATTGTCCGTTGCAGAAATAGCAGAGTTGGTCGGCTATATGAATCAAAGCAAATTTGCATCAGTTTTCAAAAAACAATTCGGCCTATCGCCATTGGAATACCGGCGGTCAAAAAAACTGGAAAATATATAA
- a CDS encoding relaxase/mobilization nuclease domain-containing protein produces the protein MATIRIMPLHVGKGRTESRAISDIIDYVANPQKTDNGKLITSYACDSRTADAEFLLAKRQYIATTGRVRGADDVIAYHVRQSFRPGEITPEEANRLGVEFAKRFTKGNHAFVVCTHIDKSHIHNHIIWSSVSLEYDRKFRNFWGSTKAVRRLSDTICIENGLSIVENPKPHGKSYNKWLGDQAKPSHRELLRVAIDNALSQSPADFEELLKLLREYGCEVSKRGKSYRLKLSGWEKAARMDSLGEGYGLEDLRAVLLGKKAHTPRKKTVTQAEPPKVNLLVDIQTKLQAGKGAGYARWAKVFNLKQMAQTMNYLSENNLLEYAVLEEKATAATAHHNELSAQIKAAEKRMAEIAVLRTHIVNYAKTREVYVAYRKAGYTKKFREEHEEEILLHQAAKNAFDEMGVKKLPKVKELQTEYAKLLEEKKKTYSEYRRSREEMRELLTAKANVDRVLKMEVEQDVEKEKDHGQR, from the coding sequence ATGGCAACCATAAGAATCATGCCGCTTCATGTCGGCAAGGGCCGCACAGAAAGTCGGGCGATCAGTGACATCATCGACTATGTAGCAAATCCACAGAAAACAGATAACGGCAAACTCATTACCAGTTATGCGTGTGACAGCCGGACTGCGGATGCAGAGTTTCTTCTGGCAAAGCGGCAGTACATTGCCACTACCGGACGAGTGCGTGGCGCGGATGATGTGATTGCATATCATGTACGCCAGTCCTTCCGCCCCGGTGAGATTACCCCGGAAGAAGCAAACCGGCTGGGCGTAGAATTTGCAAAGCGTTTTACTAAAGGCAATCATGCCTTTGTGGTCTGCACTCACATAGACAAGTCGCACATTCATAATCACATTATCTGGTCATCGGTCAGCTTAGAATATGACCGGAAGTTCCGAAACTTTTGGGGCAGCACCAAGGCGGTTCGTCGGCTAAGTGACACCATCTGTATTGAGAATGGACTGTCCATTGTAGAGAATCCGAAACCTCACGGAAAGAGCTATAACAAATGGCTGGGCGATCAGGCAAAGCCCTCTCACCGAGAGCTGCTTCGTGTGGCGATTGACAACGCATTATCACAAAGTCCTGCTGACTTTGAAGAACTGCTGAAGCTGTTGCGAGAATATGGTTGTGAAGTCTCAAAGCGCGGGAAATCGTATCGACTGAAACTCTCTGGTTGGGAGAAAGCCGCCCGCATGGACAGTCTGGGCGAAGGATATGGATTGGAAGATTTGCGGGCAGTTCTCTTAGGGAAGAAAGCACATACCCCGCGAAAGAAAACAGTCACACAGGCAGAGCCGCCGAAGGTCAATCTGCTGGTGGACATTCAGACAAAATTGCAGGCTGGAAAAGGTGCTGGCTATGCTCGATGGGCTAAAGTTTTTAATCTGAAACAAATGGCGCAGACCATGAATTACCTGTCAGAGAACAATCTGCTGGAGTATGCGGTTTTGGAAGAAAAGGCTACGGCTGCCACGGCACATCACAATGAACTTTCGGCGCAGATCAAAGCGGCTGAAAAGCGCATGGCAGAGATTGCTGTTCTGCGTACTCACATCGTAAATTATGCCAAGACCCGTGAGGTCTATGTGGCATACCGCAAGGCGGGTTACACTAAGAAATTCCGGGAGGAACATGAGGAAGAAATTCTGCTCCACCAGGCTGCTAAGAATGCCTTTGATGAGATGGGCGTCAAGAAGCTGCCAAAGGTCAAAGAGTTACAGACAGAGTACGCAAAATTGCTGGAAGAAAAGAAAAAGACTTATTCCGAGTATCGGCGCTCCCGTGAAGAAATGAGGGAGCTTTTGACTGCAAAAGCGAATGTAGATCGAGTGCTGAAAATGGAGGTAGAACAGGATGTTGAAAAAGAAAAAGACCACGGCCAGCGGTAA